The DNA segment TGCTGTATCGGCTGGAGTCACCGCCCCTGGCCCCGCGTCTGCAACTCCTGGTACAGTCAACCACTGCGCCGGACTGGTCCGGTCTCGAGCGCGACTACCTAGCGCGAATGGGGGGGAACCCTAGCGTAAAGCAAGTCAGCGAGTTGTACGCTTCCATCCAAACCGGGCAGGTGCTCCGATTTCGGTTGCGAGCCAATCCGACGAAGAAGATCGACACGAAAAGCGCGGCGGATGGCAGCAAGCGTAACGGGAGACGAGTCGTTCTGCGCGGAGACGAGGCTCTGCAAGAATGGCTCCACCGCAAAGCTGACGAGGCTGGCTTCAGGCTCCTGACCGTGCGGTTCGATCCGGGTGTCGCCGATGTTCGCACGCTAGATGCCGGCAGGCAGGTTGCACGCATCACTGGGCACCATGGCCGGGGTGTGCTGACCATCGACGCTGTGATGTATGAAGGGCGCCTGCAGGTGACCAACCGAGAACGATTCCTCGAGGCCTTGGTGAGAGGGATCGGGCCTGCGAAGGCCTACGGATGCGGACTGCTTTCGGTGGCTCCGGCTGCCGTGCATGTCGACGTCGATGTCCGCAGGACTGGATGACAAGCCTTTCGCCAGTAGACAAGCGCATGCGTTAGGTGGGATCCGATCCGGCGTGCTGGAGGCAGGCTGTTCTTCCCTCAGCTCGCCGGAGCTTTCATTAGTCCCCACGCGTGTGGGGGTGAACCGTGTATGGCTGTGACCGTTCACGTTGGTAGGCTGCGTTCCCCACGCGTGTGGGGGTGAACCGTCTGCGATGGATCCGCTGCGCTGTTGGAGGGGTCTCTCGCTCAGGTGTGGAGGCGGGAAGCAGTCTGACGAGGTAGGTGGGGGGCTCTCGAGAGTTATCGGACAGCGCCGACAAATAGAGGGGGCGGGAGGTGTCAGGTCGTAGCACGCTCTGACCTGACCGGTGGTTGCCCAGGTTCTCTGACGGGGGGTGACATGGAATGCTGAAGGACCTCCACATGCTGCCGAAAGTACGCGACGCGTGGAGCTACCTCTACGTCGAGCACTGCAAGATCGACCGGGACGCTCGAGCGATCATGCTGCACGACGCTCGAGGTCGGGTGCCCGTGCCGTGTGCCAGCCTAAGCCTCCTGATGCTGGGACCGGGTACCTCGATAACACACGCGGCCATTTCGTCCCTGGCGGACAACGGGTGTCTCGTGGCCTGGTCTGGCGAGCAGGGCGTAAGGTTTTACGCTCAAGGTATGGGGGAGACCAGGAGTGCGGCGAACCTCCTCAAGCAGGCAGCCTTGTGGGCCGATCCGCAACTGCACCTGAAGGTAGTCATTCGCATGTACGAGTTTCGTTTCGGTGAACCGATCGAGCCTCGGATGACGCTCCGACAGATTCGAGGCAAGGAGGGCGTCCGAGTTCGGGAGGCTTACGCCCGCGCAAGTCGGGTGAGTGGCGTACCCTGGGAGGGCAGATCTTACGATCGGAGTTCTTGGGGCCGTTCCGACCCCATCAACCGGGCGCTATCGGCGGCTAACAGCTGCTTGTACGGGATCTGCCACGCGGCCATCGTATCTGCAGGCTTCTCGCCAGCTCTGGGATTCGTCCACACGGGAAAGATGTTGTCGTTCGTCTACGACGTGGCCGACCTCTACAAGACCGAGTTCTCGATTCCCGTGGCGTTCACGGAAACCGCAAAAGGGACGGAGAAGCTGGAAAGCCGGGTACGGCGGACATGTCGAGACGCGTTCACGGAGGGGCAGCTCTTGGCCAGGATCGTGCCCGATATTCAGTCCATCCTCAACGTCCCGCTACCACCGGGGGCCACGTCGACGGGTGCGTTTGATTCAGATGCAGCTCTTCCCGGAGGACTTTGGGACCCCGACGCCGGAAGCGTTGTCGGAGGCACGAACTTCGCCGTGGAAGGGAATGAGGCCTCGTGACGGTGCTCATTCTGGAGAGCGTCTCCCCAGGCCTCCGTGGCGAGATCACCCGCTGGCTGCTCGAGCTCAAGCCAGGAGTATTCGTCGGCACTCTGTCGGCCATGGTTCGGGATCTTCTCTGGGAGAAGGTCTGCAACGAGGCGGCTGACGGCGGATGCGTCCTGGTGCATCGGGCGGCGAACGAGCAAGGCTTCGCGATTCGTATGGAGGGGCGCACCAGCAAAGTGGTTGAGGATTTCGAAGGGCTCCTCTTGATGAGAGTGCCAGAGTGACCGGGCCCGTGCCAAGCGTCGCCGCGCATGTGCGTTGACGCGCCGTGACGGGTGTGTTCGGCGCCCGCGTCGGCCCGCCCCCGGGCACGTTGCTGCTGAACTCTGCACCGGTTTGGAGAGTCCACGGGCAGCGAGGATCGAGTTATTGATCGAGTAGCCGCCGCACATCCTCCACCACATCCCCGGGCCCACCCCGAACGCATAGCTCAGCCGCAGCCGTGCTGCGGGGTCAATGAGGAAGAGCGCGGCCCTGTGGTTCATCCAGTACCCGTCCGGGGCGGTGGCGTCGGCGACCCGCTCGGCGTAGACGCCGTAGGCCTCGCGCACCTGAGCGAGATCTGCGGGCGTGCCGGTGAGGCCGACGAAGCTCGGGTCGAAGTAGGCCAGGTACCGGCGGAGCCCTGTGGAAGATGCTCAAGGGTGGCCTGGGTGAGAGGGGATCGGCACCGGTGGATGGGGAGACGAGCGGGGCGCCCAGCCACCCTCGGGTGTGAGGGATCGGGCTTGCCCTGCTCGCAGCTCCCCGCTTGTCGTGCATCCGCAACCTGGCCCCTACCGGTAAACCTTGCTCAGCTCCAGCGCCTGGCCCAGGTGGAGGATGCCCGCACCCAGGCCGTCGGTGGCCAGGGGGTCGCCGTTGGGCAGGCCGTCGGGTGGCGGGGTGGCGGAGCGAGCCAAGAGGTCGAGGACCACCCGGTCGATGCCCCGCTCCAGGGTGACGCCGGCCGGCCAGTGGGAGATCGCCTGGAGCATGAGGGCCGAGGCGCCGGCCACCAGGGGCGTGGAGAAGGAGGTTCCCGCGTCCATGGCCACGTAGCCCGAGAAGGCGGCCTCGGGGTGCGAGGCGGCCATGCCGATGAGGTCGTCGGTGTCTCCGGGGCCGGGTACGCCCAGGGCCTCGCCGCCGGGGGCGGCGATGTCGCCCCGGTGCGAGTAGCTTGCCCGTTGGCCCGCGCGGGTGGCGGCCGCGACGGCGATGGTGTACGGAAGCGACGCGGGCGGCTGGGCGGCGGGGATGGCCGACGCCTTGGCCGCCACGGCCGCGGTGTTCCCGGCCGCGGCACACGTGACGCCGCCCTGCTCGGCGAAGGCCATGAGCGCTTGCGCGAGGACGCCGTCGGTCCCCGAGGCGGGGCAGGTGCTTCCCAGGCTGAGGTTCATCACCGCGAACCGGCCCCGGCTACGGGTGGCGAAATCGGCCACAGCCCGCAGGAGGCCGAAGAGGTCGCCCTCGCCTGCATCGTTCAGCACCCGGTAGAGGTGGATCTCCGCGGCCGGGGCCACGGCGTGAACCAAAGAGGCACAGATGAGGCCGTGATCGGAGAGGTCCCGGAACTCTGTCCAGGAGGGTGTCACCAGGCCCGGAGTGGGTGCGCCCGGGTGGATGGTAAGCCAGGCGGGAGGGAAGGGGGTCGGGCTCACGCGGCGGGCGGGGGCCGTGTCCAGCACGGCCACCATCACCTGGGCCCCGTCTTCTTCGGGCGGGAGCAGGCGCCGGCCCGTCTCGTCGGTCAGGCCGATCATGCGAAAGGCGGGCTGGCTCAGGAAGAGGCGCTCCCCCCCAGCGGGGTCCTCGCCCACGTGCATCACCCGGCGAGCCAGCGTGTCGGTTTCCCACTCCAGGGGATCTCCGACGATGCAGTGGGGTTCCACGTGCACGGCGAGGCCGGCGTCGGCCGCCAGCGCCCTCAGGCCGTCGGCCGCCTCTTCCAGGGCGCCGGTGGCCGCTGGGCCCAGGACGGGGCTGCGCTCGCTGCCCTCCCCTGCGGCCAGGGCCGGAAGGCGCAGGCGCACCACGTCCACGCTGGCTGTACCCGGCGCGGGAGGTACCCCCGCCCAGGGGTCGCCCGAGACAGGTGGCCGCCTGCGGAAGGATCGGGACGCAGGAAGGGCCAGCCGGTCCAGGAGATCCAGGCGCGTGCCCGCCGCGGGGGCTCGTTGGAGCAGCTGCTGCACGTCGGCCTCTAGGCCGAGGATGAGTACCTCGCCGGGCACGTATCGGGGGCGCCGGGGCCGCAGGTTCGCAATGCCGTGGATGCCTCGCATCATCGTCTTCGCCTCCCGTGAGATCGTCCACGCACGTCCGCGGGGTCAGAGGGGGCCGGCCGCCCCCACCAGGCCGAAAGCAGCCCAGAAGAAGGGGTGGCTCCACCGCGAGCGCAACATCTGGTTCTGGGCCGAGCGCAGCGCGCCCGCCTTGGTCGCGCCGTCCAGGAGCGCGGCGTAGAAGGCGCGCATGAAGGGCACGGTGGCCGCGTCGCTGATCCGCCAGCGGCTCACCACCAGGGAGCGGCAGCCGCCCATGAGGAAGCCCGCCGCCAGACCTGCCAGCTCGTCCGCCTGGGTCACGTGCCCCGCCCCCGACTGGCAGCTGCTCAGCACCGCCAGGGAGGCGTGCAGCCGAAGCTGCGCCGCATCGCGGG comes from the Limnochorda pilosa genome and includes:
- a CDS encoding S8/S53 family peptidase, whose amino-acid sequence is MMRGIHGIANLRPRRPRYVPGEVLILGLEADVQQLLQRAPAAGTRLDLLDRLALPASRSFRRRPPVSGDPWAGVPPAPGTASVDVVRLRLPALAAGEGSERSPVLGPAATGALEEAADGLRALAADAGLAVHVEPHCIVGDPLEWETDTLARRVMHVGEDPAGGERLFLSQPAFRMIGLTDETGRRLLPPEEDGAQVMVAVLDTAPARRVSPTPFPPAWLTIHPGAPTPGLVTPSWTEFRDLSDHGLICASLVHAVAPAAEIHLYRVLNDAGEGDLFGLLRAVADFATRSRGRFAVMNLSLGSTCPASGTDGVLAQALMAFAEQGGVTCAAAGNTAAVAAKASAIPAAQPPASLPYTIAVAAATRAGQRASYSHRGDIAAPGGEALGVPGPGDTDDLIGMAASHPEAAFSGYVAMDAGTSFSTPLVAGASALMLQAISHWPAGVTLERGIDRVVLDLLARSATPPPDGLPNGDPLATDGLGAGILHLGQALELSKVYR
- the cas6e gene encoding type I-E CRISPR-associated protein Cas6/Cse3/CasE, whose amino-acid sequence is MYLSRLILNPRNRAVRRDLADVQGLHRTLMRGFPAIEAHAEARQRFGMLYRLESPPLAPRLQLLVQSTTAPDWSGLERDYLARMGGNPSVKQVSELYASIQTGQVLRFRLRANPTKKIDTKSAADGSKRNGRRVVLRGDEALQEWLHRKADEAGFRLLTVRFDPGVADVRTLDAGRQVARITGHHGRGVLTIDAVMYEGRLQVTNRERFLEALVRGIGPAKAYGCGLLSVAPAAVHVDVDVRRTG
- the cas1e gene encoding type I-E CRISPR-associated endonuclease Cas1e encodes the protein MLKDLHMLPKVRDAWSYLYVEHCKIDRDARAIMLHDARGRVPVPCASLSLLMLGPGTSITHAAISSLADNGCLVAWSGEQGVRFYAQGMGETRSAANLLKQAALWADPQLHLKVVIRMYEFRFGEPIEPRMTLRQIRGKEGVRVREAYARASRVSGVPWEGRSYDRSSWGRSDPINRALSAANSCLYGICHAAIVSAGFSPALGFVHTGKMLSFVYDVADLYKTEFSIPVAFTETAKGTEKLESRVRRTCRDAFTEGQLLARIVPDIQSILNVPLPPGATSTGAFDSDAALPGGLWDPDAGSVVGGTNFAVEGNEAS
- the cas2e gene encoding type I-E CRISPR-associated endoribonuclease Cas2e; the encoded protein is MLILESVSPGLRGEITRWLLELKPGVFVGTLSAMVRDLLWEKVCNEAADGGCVLVHRAANEQGFAIRMEGRTSKVVEDFEGLLLMRVPE